tttgagtaaccaaatattaataaaaatataagtcgGACTTTAAAGCACTGGGTCTGGGTccgaccgtgccggaaaaaaaTAACGTGCCGGCGGACGTCtaagaaaacagtttttaatcTCATCTTAGTCTTACTTCCTTCACCAAAAGTATGAAAGTAATGAAAAACATATTCGACATTTGGATCGGCGTACTATAGTCCActaatgaaacaatttttagcAAAATCCATCTactcttttttcatattttggtcCACTTTTTACATATATTGAGGCGCAGCACTATGCGACGTTTAATGTTTGTGTATCATATATGAGACGTTGTTCGTCTCTATACTTCGTCGCGACGATTTGCCTTTCCTCTTCTATCCATTACCTTCTCCACAAAAATGAGGCTCATAACATGTTTGGGTAGGAATGAGATGCCAATTCTGGCACCCTCTCCATATTGCAGTTGCTCTCTACATTATTTACAAAACACTTGTTACACTCCAAGTAACAAAATTAGCAAACGTTAACACATTTAttccaatttttaatatatacctaTTGATATAAAAAGTGTCACAAGTGAAAATTAGGAATAAAAAATTCTGCGATATATTAACATTGgctgcatttttaatttatggattTTAGTTATCGGAAAAGTCGCCCTAGGAACCTAAGGACATTATTATTTAGGTAATTAGTAATTAATGTTCACCCGACCTTTTTCGATTGGTTTAATTATGCCAGGTACTAAACAGTTAATGCCAGAAATCGATGTTTCCTTATGTTGGACTACTTGTTTAGTCTATCCAAGTAAatgtattcttaaaatattattccTTTTTGGATAGCTAAACtagtattttttagtttttaaaataatttgtagaaCAGTTTCcatacagattttttttaatattgtgaaGTAGGAAACGCtgaaaaatcataaattcaAGACTTTACCAAGCCCCCATTTTATACaagttttgatgattttttattaattgacataTCCTTTAactaaaagcagaaaaaaatagaACACCAACCAACCAAACCTACATTTCAACATAGTTGGCGTACAagcaaaatatgaaatatgtttttacaTAATCCACACGCTCGAGTATCTCGAAAAGGATAAAGTTTTAGGCATGATGCCATACAGCTAAATTAATGAGAAATATTCCAAAAAGTATATGCCGTCTCCGAAGAAGGCGCGCgataaacacttttcacagagccaCGATTTTCCTAATACAATTGTACGTTTGGTAAACGttttgaggcgtaagtcttaccatgatgaaatgtcaatgaatattcaaaagaataatgtatttagtttgacagtagtcacgcgagaTCTGTCgaaaacccctattggaaaaagtaccagCAATCTGGTATACTTTTATCATAGGTGGGcacactgcattataaatttactgcattacaaatagcagtaagcagtaaaattttactgattactgaaaaaaatttgcattaccagtacacttttactgattactgaaaaaaatttgcattaccagtacacttttactgattactgaaaaaaatttgcattaccagtacacttttactgattactgaaaaaaattgcagtaaaaatatttttttactgattactgaaaaaaatttgcagtaaaaatatctttttactgattactgaaaaaattgcagtaaaaatatttttttactgattactgaaaaaaatttgcagtaaaaatatttttttactgattactgaaaaaattgcagtaaaattactgttaatataattttatttgctattagctattagcctttcttaacacaagcatttcaaaatttgcatcgctgagtttttgccttctagactgatttacaattccagcgaatgaaaacaaccgttctacaggtgcagatgacggtaatggggtattatattttaaaaatacgtttttaatagcCTGATATTTATTTAGGCAACTTGTTGTTTCTTCTCGTTCAGCCAGGTATAATAGCGTTTCTTGCAGATAATTTTCCGAGTCAGTGGAACCACATTGTATGCTAatatctatttaagtaaatatatgcataaaacaaatatttaattgaaaaccaagtgtaaacagtttaccattactttcatccccgaagtcaaaaaatgttttttgaggtggttgaggtagaatacgagttttggtacaggctacttttccatacttgaccacataagtgttgaacatttttttaacttcctaTTCTGTTTGCGTTTTAGCTGTTTCTAAAAGAGCTTTCACAAATCGCAACTTAATGTCAGGGATAGAAATAGCGGCAATAACAGCATCCCAAGCGTCAGGCTGAATCAGGAAGtacttttcaaatcttttaagcaaagcttcatgcatttttttgctactttcggttaaatacttcaaacttttaGGCTCCAAACGACGCATTTTTATACTTAAGGACACTATAGTGGGtatgaaataaccaaaatacatGGTCTTTTCACCCTGAAGGAAATCGATTGCTTCTGCAATAGGTCTCATAAGCTTTACGTATTCCTCTAAGTACTCAAGCTCACCACTGAGAATGGTAGGAATTTTTAAACGGAAACACAATTCTGCTAAATTGGTTTTGTGCTCCAGTAACTTATTTACGGAATCATAAAGCGAGTTCCACCTTGTTATGCATGGAGTTATTAAATTCGCATTTATCACTCCATTAACTACTTCTGCAGATTTCGGTCTATTGCATTTATTCCAAAGTTGTGTGCATCTGTGcagtaagaaaatatgtaaatataaaaaatttcaattaaattgaagGATTTTTTGCCTTTGGAAAGATCTTTTGTGAATATCTTTTATATCCTGACTTGAagaattcataattttgttgaaatcggTTGAAGCCAAAAGATTTAGAGTGTGGCTCGCACAAGGAAAATGTTTCGACAGACGTGGAGTTACAGATCGAAATTgatagcaaataaaattatattaacagtaattttactgcaattttttcagtaatcagtaaaaaaatatttttactgcaaatttttttcagtaatcagtaaaaaaatatttttactgcaattttttcagtaatcagtaaaaagatatttttactgcaaatttttttcagtaatcagtaaaaaaatatttttactgcaatttttttcagtaatcagtaaaagtgtactggtaatgcaaatttttttcagtaatcagtaaaagtgtactggtaatgcaaatttttttcagtaatcagtaaaagtgtactggtaatgcaaatttttttcagtaatcagtaaaagtttactggtaatgaaaattaaattgcaatatcagtaaaatattatatttactgcattcttactgttactgcaaagtgcccacctatgacttttatatatttatttacatattttgatgATTTTAGGATTATAGGATCTTTACGTATATTATCCGTTAAATTAAATGCAGATATTATATTAAATCATATTTCAGAGGCTGTCTTAAAtcgttaagaaaaatatttatgtatgagaATAAACGTACGatttttacgtacatatgtagtcacgaagaacgagtgcagtgtgagacggtgcattatcgtgatgcaaaaaccaagacacacttttattagctcgggttgtatgtatgtatgtatgtaacggaatctttgagcttaatttttactggcttctaaaaatctgatcgacttggaacacacaacatagatgactagatgggaaactctttttctcgtgagagcgctgaaaaatgtgcattttttataacatttgccaatattgccacaccggtagaaacatgaattgggtatttttttaaacaaaaattgggaatttttagtttccacaccaccattgaggttagtatttagtgtgcggttgtgtaatagtatattactcgtaaacacctacatacctatactaaaaataaaaaatagtttaaaaaaaaactaaaaaacacgcttttattgctaatcgaactaaaaagtagaaaataaaaaatagtttaaagaaactaaaaaacacgcttttattgctaatcgaactaaaaagtagaaaataaattttaatgacaaagggacctataatgaagtaatagcaaatcgaacgatcagccatagtcaactacctcagaacagaattataacaaaaattaagatacaaatagagtaattcaaattagagttaaaagcgtgggatgcattttgcttcactttcataaccctctgtacataggtagttgccaatagaatgattgtaatatttactatatcaagcatagttgcaaacaaccggagaaaaaagaaacaatcttccatttcctctatgATTGCCCTgctctatggaaggacagaatgttaaccctgggtaaaccgctgttcgagagtctcgaacaactgccTGGCTTAGTtatcaacaacctgataaggtacctgaaccgcacagactagaTATAgacatgctgtaaataacctttaaacaagttggtaacgaggatgtggcaacacaattgtgcggaagcgctagttggattttggatgaatcaccacttaaaccaaccaaacaactggaaaaaaatttcagaaaaatctttttttgactgattattaattattgaaaaaaattgcagtaaaattgtTCACGATTAATTTGGTTTGCATTATCAGTATGAAAACTGTAATGCACTCTCATCAGGGaaattaaatcatttatatttgtactcaataaatatttttagttggcTTATATTCCTTTCCTCAGAAAAAGAAGAGGAACGTATGGCACACTAAATACAAAAGAGACAGAACTTGAAATCGAAAATGTCCAGCAAAGGCTGAAATAAAAATgatgtgaaaatatatttaagggggaagtctactgtgaatttttcaaaaaatcgattttttttttattagcttaaaaaatactttgaaccctcttaaataaggtacaatatgtgttacagctggctaaatttttcttcgttaaaatttcgaccttttcccgaagcgctccaaagcgcgtacctgctatactgaaactttaaacgcatttttctcgaaactaagtttttgtatacggtgtacacgatatctcgagttctgataaatgaatcagcttaaaaatttaattatatattctctgtaatagtgtctctcgtctgacataggatttttttgatatcgttatttgttaaattgttataaacaatagcaacatcaattttaggcaaaaaaaagaaaaaaatttcaagaattttttttcaacgccaaaattttttatcgacataatcctacgtcagacgagagtcaatactatgtatatgataacaatattttgtttttttgttttagatcaccgaaacgtaagatttcatgtacaccgtttaggcacctaagaaaagcggacctgcgcttgcagaagtgccacagcggccattttgaatattttgacgtaaaatttttttttcaaaaacttaaatatataataaagataagagtttaaatagattttatgtacgagcaatattttgttagaaataaaattcggaaaataagcctgttttttcccttgtcacagtagacttcccccttaatatTAAGAACGGATTGAGATCATTAATAAAGAAAGTCCACCTTGCATGAAATATaatcttaaaacaaattttattacgaCTATGATATATTAGATATAAACTATGAATTAATACACAGAAAACCAAGGTTCAGAATCTTGAGTTATGACTCTTTGCATTTCGTGAAAAAATGAAATCATCACTTCATAACTGTAACTGTCGTACAATTCACACAGAAAATTGTATTGAGAAGCATGGTCATGTCACCCGCATGAACAAAGACGCTCCAGCTAGGCGAGCCTAGGCAACGGTACCCGGAAAAGGAAAACATCTTTGTTGATAAGACCAATTGCTGCAAGACCTGTCAGCGCTCGGCATTTCCAGCTGACACCAGCGAGCGCAGGACAGAAAGATCTAACAAACTACTTTGTTTTCGGCTGTAGCGCCACCTAAGTAGATACTTATAAGTAGTTTTGAAACAGCAACAACCCAAAGAGAAGATGAagtcaaaaatgttcaacacttATGTGGTGAAATATGGAAAGATAGCCGATAGCACACAGTGTAGTTGCACTGACCCGGAAAATTATCTTCAGGAAACGAGATGAACCAAGTTGTTTAAATAAACATCAGGCTATTAAAAGGCAAAAACTCAGCGATCCAAATTTTGTCTGTATTTGCTGTTGTGCTTGATTTAAGAAAAGCTTATATCGTATGTATTGCTtgttaaagaaaacaaatattctcATTTTCCTAAACAATTTGTTGAATCTAGTGGTTGGGTTTTGATGTGTAACTACCAGTACCTATTTTCAGTAAtgagtaaatattttactgataatgcaaatcaaattacattattaacatttttactgcaatcagtaatcagtaaaaaaatatttttgttgcaattttttcagtaatcagtaaaagtttattggcaatgcaaattaaatttcattatcagtaaaattttactatttgcTATTTGTAATGAAGTAAATATATATTGCAGTATGCACATTTATGTTTGATAGGGTTACGGATAAggaataacattttttccaatcagTTTTTCCCGCTAAAAATTGTGATATTGGCTTGGCTCCGTACCAATCATAGGAGGAAAAGGATGTTCTAAGCGGGAAGTGGCCGCTGTTGTGTTGTTCGTCTAATGAAAGAGAAGAAAGGCTGGAAGCTATAGAACAAGGATGCAAGGATGATATCAGGATGGGTGAAGGTTTGGTGTGTGGAAAAATGTGTAGGTAGGCCATCGTTTAAGACAATGAGATTTTGTGTCAAAATTACATCTTCAATAGTATTTCCTCTTCTATTGGAATGTTCGGAGCCCCACAATAGGCTCCAGGTATTGAAATCGCCCAgggcttgaaatttttttaattatatcggTAAGCTTTTTGTATGTAAAGTTTTATATAGAAGGAATATAACAATTAATTAAAGACATTTTTCTTCCAATAGCTCCTCAATAGCTAGGCAGGGAATATTAGATCAGATAGAAATTTGTTTATGATTAAAGGATTTCATTATAAAGCAAGCGATTCCTTGCTTACAAGTGTTATTTTGGGTCAGATTGTGAAAAAagctattataattattaattaacttttttgttgttggaataTGTGTTTCCCACTGCGCCACAATTATCAGGTTGAATCCATTGATTAATACATCCTTGTTTATTTATGTAGTTATTAAGTAGTCCATTAATATTCCATTGTATTACGTATATAACTTAGTCTTCTTTTTGGGGTGAGCTTTCTGTATTCACAAGTGGAAAGCTGGAAAGAATTAGGCTGCGAAAGGAAGGAGAAAATAGTGGGTTCGTGTAGTAATCGACTGAGTTATTTTGTGTGTAGTCATGGTATTCGCGTtatattcattttcatttatatttgcattgttgctattagaaaatatttgcttgGCTTGTgggttatatattatatatacatatataatttgcgctacaccctttttggttgtttggccgagctctaactcctatttgtggcgtgcgtcttgatgttgttccacaaatggaggaaccttcagtttcaagcagactccgaacggcagatattttttatgaggaactttttcatggcaaaaatacactcgggggttgCCCTTGCAGACCGAggggccaccgctattagaaaagctttttcttcattttggtgtttcaccgagattcgaacctacgttccctctgaacaccgaatggtagtcacgcacctacccattcggctacggcggttatTATTCTGGTACAGGGTAGAGGAGTACCAACAGTGGGAGTGGGTGATGGTACTTCCCATTGTGGTATTATTTGTTTTgatgatatttacatttttagggTGGGAGGAGATTTGCTCTTCTTGGTGATTAGTTATATTTGATGTGTCCATATTCCTTTGGATTTCTGctggtattttttattacattagaGAAAGAGGGCGAAAAGTCATTGAGAGTGCGGGTATTTGcattttatgttatcttttatgTAGCCTAGCACATGCTgcatttattttcagtttttattagaATAATTTACTCCATTTGCATGAATTTTGGGCATGATTTACTAGAGGCAGATGATCGCATGagcaatttttacaaaatgtacAATAAATGAGCATGGAATTGGCGTGTGAGGTGGAAGTGCACATGAGTCGCATACTGAGGTTTTGTTGCATCATTTAGTTGTGTGTTCAACGATTGGACAACTTTTACACCTCATCAGATTCGGGAAGTAAGGTCTGACTTTAGAAGTGTACTTCTAGTTTTTCTATATTAGTATCTGATACAAGTCGAATGTGAGCAGCACTACTCCACTAGCAACAGTTTGACCATCATAACGTTTAAGCAATTTGTAGACTGACACAACACTGAGAGAAAGGAATACTTCTTTTGTAATTGATTGTGCGTAtggggaggtctcatccgagcgttttttaatctttttattgggggggatttttaagtggcgggtctcaaacccagcgcacaaccagctatcctggaatgtttcgccttctcacgttagctcacttccgaacgggtgttcggaagctacccagaggatacaaGGGCTAATCCCAGACGTTGTGAGCTTCTtcaaccatatgcagaagaatcgtcctggccactcctaagtgaatggcgatcagtaactttccccacttgcgtggaatTCTACATATGGAAACATTCtccaacgtatggcgcagaagcgtgggcgatgaaaacatccgatgaagcgacgcttggagtgtttaaaagaaagattctgcgcaagatttttggacctttgcacgttggcaatggcgaatatcgcaggcgatggaacgatgagctgtatgagctttacgacgacattgacatagcgcagcgaataaagatccagcggctacgttggctgggtcatgtcgtccgaatggatacaaacgctccggctctgaaagtatttgatgcggtaccagctggtggtagctgaggaagaggaaggcctcctttgtgttggaaagatccggtggagaaggacttggctccaCTTGCTGTGTCCAACTGCCGCCGGTtggcacgaaaaagaaacgactggcgcgctttgttaaactcggccaaaatcgcgtaagtcgttatggcgccaattaagaagaagaagaagaattgatTGTGCGTTTTGTATTGGTTTTAGGCTTTTAGATTACGGGGCGAACCTGTTATCTCCAAAGGGGGGATTCCTGGAggagcatttaattttttctaccgCAGAAAACACTGGTGGTAATATGTTTTAATTACCAAATAGAAGTTTGATATAAGTAGTTAAGTAACGGCGCTAGATAAAAAACACTCACGCATAGAAGGCGAAAGAAAAACACCGATACCACTATTGAGCACAACCGTACGCTTTAAGTGTCAGTCGATGGCTGTAGGtgagaattgttttagcatttattAGGCACGAATTCGATCATTCgtgtatttactccctaattattgtatGTAGATATTATAAGACGATGCGTCGTGAGTAGGTCATAGTTGCttcagtatatacatatgtgtaatactatatttattaaagatggaATTGAGCTTACAGTTTAGAAGATAACTTagaaaatgcatatattttttcctgTAATAAGATGTaagttgaataaaatttcgtttgttAAAGGAGAAATGCATATTGAAATGCCTTTGCAAATGCCGCCGGCCATTAGGTAATTCGATTtcatacagaagccaaaaactgtgcagagccattatacttacatatacttaGAGAGAATTCTCTGCACTCGGCTCTGTTAAGAATTGCATATAGAGCAATAGAGCATCGCCGGAGGTTGTAATCATGACACgcgtaatgcataaacatacacttctttgcagcctgtgtatatccataggaccacagcaggtttcagaccccaggtttacCAAAGactctgcggcattgctgaaaacgTCTTAATGCCCAAAAatcattggaacagtgcacttTTATAATatcgtccaccacgcttttactCTCGAAAGttggcgcgtctttcgactgaccaatagctttccaaagatagatGTCAAAATAGtattgttgccctttggactgAAGACCGTCTTGTTTCTCGGTATGCATCTCTACCCTTATTCCCTTTGCTACCACTCTCgtgaatgattcgccagacgttgacggaagagtgtcattcgataTTTGAGATCCCTTAGCCTTTGCCTTGTCAGGTAAAGGTttatctgccttggattgggtcgaggatgcaggcgtTTCCAacttccgtctctcgactttcctcttctttgtcTTCCTCCTCTTCCCGGTAGTTGCCAGAGTGCAACGTTACAGAGGAATGCTCTGTTCTACCGAGGTAATGCTTCGGCTTTCTTCGCCTTCtgttttcttcgtttgatctgccttgtgGATAGACGTAGATGCTggcgttcgaatctccaataacttcagtcttttGAGCGGTACTTATTTGATGCGCACCAGGTTTCGACGTCGGTGTATTGCTTTCAcccactcggctctccattgacaTAGCCCATGTGCCATTTTGCACCACTAGTAGTGTGCTTCCTCCGGAACTCTGGGTGTCAGTTCTGGTCATAAGcaatgtggggttcgggcctgcagatccgatgcccgagccgtccaTTGGAGGATTTCccaaaagtgggttacctcgtgcagaaatGTCCTTGGTTAGCCTCCACATTACAGAAAGGAAATGATTTTCCTTCCGGCAGGTTGTCAACACAACATGAAAGTATCCAAAACATAACAGATGTAATTGTCAAATGGGATGTTGTAGAACATTGCTTTAAGTGTGGTTCTGAATAGCACAAACGGGCAGATTGTAAGGAACCTACTAAGTGCTTGAAATGCAATGAGTCGGGGCATATGGCCAAGAATTGTGTAGAAACTAAGAACGTTAATTTGGTATGGCGTAGTCGATTTGAAGttatcaaaataaacaaaagtaacATTTTTTCATGGCTTGTTGATTGTGGGTCTGATGCATCGTTGATGTGCATAAgcaaatataaaagaaagtttATGGAGTACGCCATGCAGAAAAGTTATGCAAGCTATATGTCTTAGAAGACGTTGCTACGGTAGTATTAGGAAAATTTTAAACGAAAGTTGAGATGGATGGTTGAAGTTGGTTTGAATGCACAACACACATTCTTAGATTAAGGGACTTGATCTTTCGCAAAAGCTGATCGTAATTTGGAATACACATAGATATAAGTTTATGTAT
The Anastrepha ludens isolate Willacy chromosome X, idAnaLude1.1, whole genome shotgun sequence DNA segment above includes these coding regions:
- the LOC128869180 gene encoding uncharacterized protein LOC128869180, coding for MFNTYVVKYGKVACTKTRILPQPPQKTFFDFGDESNDISIQCGSTDSENYLQETLLYLAEREETTSCLNKYQAIKNVFLKYNTPLPSSAPVERLFSFAGIVNQSRRQKLSDANFEMLVLRKANS